The genomic segment GAGGGTTTCACTCCACCGCATCGCAGCGGCTTCATAAGagccaggggtggggggggtcctgcctccccctgccacacccccagctcctgccttggCACCGGGGGCCCTTTGCCGGACCAGCAGCACCGGCAGGGACCGGGGCTCGCCGCAGGCAGAGCAGGACGGGCAGTTCGCCACAATGGCCGTGCCCCGGCCGGAGCCAGGCTGGTTTTTCCCCCCCCGGTCCTTGCCCAGAGCTGCCGGGTTGGGGTGGGCAACTGGTGCAAgcgccagggctggggctggggggctgcgtcTGCTCCGGGGGTGTCTTTTGACAGAACACAAGAAAGTGGCTGCAAGCAACACTTATTTTTTAACTCCtttccagccctgctctttCTTTTGATAAATAACCATCAATTAACCTCTGTAAGCACGGAGGGACCTTTATTTAGCCGTGTAAAGCAAGAAAAGTCCCGTACTCTCTTCTGACCCCAGTGCTGGGAGGCGCGGGAGTTCCCGGGGGTAAGTTTTGCTCCCGGTTCTCCTCCCGGCCACGTAGGCAGGTGCAGGTACCTCCCAGGCCAGTCCCACCTTCCCTCGCTGCTGGTCGGACTGGGATGGCGGCGCGTGGGCCGAGGCTGCCTGGTCCGTAACACACCCGTGGCTTTTTTTACGCCGTCGTTTGTGTGCGCAGCGCTGGGCACCGAGGGTCCCGCGCCGCGGCGGCACCCCCGGGCCTTTCGGTGGTGCGAATTCCCACGGAGGGAGGCAAAAAGCGGACGCAggcgtgatttttttttctgctgttgtgtgTACGGAGCTGAGCCCTGGAGCGCTGCtagtgtccctcaggggtcacGCTCGGAAAGAAGTGTTTaaaagaagagataaaaaaGCCCGCTTGTTTGCAACGCGGCGGCTTTGTTGGCTCTTCCCACGGGCTCGCCGCGGCGCTGGGTGCGAGTGGGGCTCTGGCCAGTTCCCTTCCTGGGCGGGGGGTGGACCCTACTGCCCCCCTTTGAGGTTTAGGGGGATCCGGGTGCATTTGTGGATGGTCCCAGGGGCCCTGGCTGCACCCCTAGGACCCCCGGCACCACTTGGGGTCCCCCGGTGCCAAGAGGGTGCCTTGGCCTGGAGCACCGTGGAGAGGGGGGCTGaactgggctgggggggtgtaaatggggctgggggggactgaaccggggcgggggggggggggggcaaaccGGGCTGGGGGTGAAAGGGGCTTGGGGGGGGCTGAaccgggggtgggggagagggggcgAACGGGGCTGAGGGAACCGGGTCTGGGGGGGCCCGGGGGAGCCAACCCGGGCTTGTGGGGGCTGACCCGGCCCGGGGGGCCGCGGAGCTTGAGGAGGGCAGGGCCCGGGGtgcggaggggaggggggggtgtcCGAGCCGGGCGGGTGGGGGCTGGGCGGGGGCGGTCCCCGCGGGGGCCGGTCCGCACCGGTGCCGCCCCACACCTGCTCCCACGCCGAGCCCGAGCGatccccggcggcggcggcgggcggtggTGATGATGACGATGACGGTGTGCGGGGGGGGGTcgcggccgcggggccgccgggcggcggggggggtgggtgcCGTGCGCGGCGCTGGCGCTGGGGTGGGCGCTGGGGTGGGCGCTGGGGGCGGCGCCCCCCCACCGCTGCCGCCCCGACGCCGcgctcctgccgccgccgctgcgcCGTCTGGGGGGGGCCGCGCTGCTGCGGGCCGCCGTCCCGCACCTCCGCGGCGGCTGGAGCCCCTGCCAGCTCTACCGCtaccgccccgccgccggccccggcgcccccctGCCCAACGGCACCGGACCCTGCACCCGCGGCTGGCACTacgccctgcccgccgccggccTCCGCTCCAACCTCGTCACCCAGGTCGGGGGAGGGGGTCCCCGGGGTCGGGGGAGGCGGGAGAGGGgaccccccacacacaccaccaccaccctcaGCGCCGGAGGGAGGGGGGTCCTGGGGTTCTGGAGGGTCCTGGATACAGGAGGGGTCAAGGGAGGGGGGTGGatgtctggggaagggggaaaggggacTCCGGGGGGGGCAAGCTGGGGACCCCAGCAAGGGTCCCACGGGAAAGCTCGGGATGTGCAGGGGCAGCACCTGGGGGGGTCCGGGGGAGAGGGAGTTTGCTTGGGGACACACAGCAGGGatctggggaaaggagaggggtcCTCGGGTGGAGAACCCCCCCCATGGACAGGCCtgggggagccctgggagaAGGGGTGTCGGGGGTGTCAGGGGGCAGAGCTCTAAGGGCTATCAGCACTGTCATTCCACATTCACCCCCATATTTCTGCttgtggggtgggggctggCCAGAAGCCCCCCCAGGCGACTCATGGGGCTCCTGACCCCATccatcccagccccacaggcagCTGTGGGGGGGGTCTGCTGGGACACCCCTGCAGACGTCTCCCTGCCACGTGCCCCCTCGCCCGCAGTGGGACCTGGTGTGCGCCTCGCGCTGGAAGGTGCCCCTGGAGCAGACCACGCACTTGCTGGGCTGGACGCTGGGCAGCGTCACCGCCGGCCTGGCCTGTGACAGGTAActggggggtccctggggcggggggggcgcggCGCCCAGCCCCGCTCACAGCCCGTGCCCCCGGCAGGTTCGGCCGCCGGCCCGCCTTCGTGGTGTCTCTGGTGCTGGCGGTGCCTGTGGGCCTCGGCGTGGCGCTGGCCATGGACTTCGTCATGGTCCTGGTGGCACGGCTGCTCTTTGGGGCGGCGCTGGCAGGCgccttcctctccctctacGTGGCACGTGAGTGTGCAGCGGGGGTCTGTGGTGGCGTGGGGACCGAGGGCGCTCTGGGTGCGGGGCGCTCTAGGGTGCAGGATGCCCCAAGGCCGTGGCACCCACAGCGCATCCCTTGCCCCTCCTTGCCAGGGCTGGAGCTGTGCGACCCCCCGCACCGGCTCGGGGTGACAATGGTGGCCGGCTTCTTCTGGATCgccggggagctgctgctgccgggGCTGGCCGTGCTGTGCCGGGACTGGCGGGTGCTGCAGGGTGCCGTCACCATGatcctggctctgctggctgcctgctggTGGTAAGGACCCCCCCGCCGGGCAAGGGGGCTGCGTGCGCAATGGGGGTGCTGCCACCCGCAGCAGGGCTGAGCCATGCCCCAGGCCTGGCACCGAGCCGTGCTTGGGGAGTGCCAGGGCAGCACCCCAGCCCAGCGCACCCTGCCCGGGGCCGCGGTGGGGATCAAAGGCTGGCGGGGGCTCTCCAGGTGGAGCGTGGGGACCCTCTGCCCCAGGTAAATGTTTGCTCAGGTTTGAAGTTGAGGGTTTCTGGGCAGCGTCACCTTGAAGCGGGGAAGCGGGGGTGATCGCTGGAGGGGGGCCAGGCCCCTGGCGAGCCCCGTGACGCTGACGCTCGTGCCCCAGGTGCCCGGCGCTGCTGCTGGAGTCGCCGCGCTGGCTGCTGGCCACgcagcagctggagagggcCAGGAAGACCTTGCAGGTGCTGGCCGAAAGCAGCAGCCCCGGCTCTGAGGACGACAGCTCCTGCCACCAGGACAGCCTCCTCGCCGGTGCGTGGCAGGGGCTGCCAAGGGCGATGCGGTCACCAAGCCCCTTCCCCAAACCTGCGGTGACAGGGGCGGTGGGATGGTGCCAGCTTTAACCCGGGTCCCCttgtcccagcagagctggagtcCCTGTCTGAGGGGTCCCCACAGCCCCAGTACCACGCCGTCTGCGAGATCTTCGGCACCAGGGTCATCTGGAAGAACGGCGTCATCCTCGGCTTCGCAGCGTGAGCAggtgggggggcggcggtgGGGGATGAGTCCCGCTCGCGGCCCCCTGACCCTGCTCTTCTGCAGGTTCATCGGCTCCGGCATCCGCCACTGCTTCACCCGCAACCTGGACCCCCACCTGCCCCACTTCTTCTCCTCCTACTTCGTGCGGGTGAGCACTGAGGCGGCCGCCTGCCTCTTCGTCTGCCTGACGGCCGAGCGCTTCGGGCGCCGCGccatcctcctgctctgcaccgTCCTCACCGGcatctcctccctcctgctgctggccctCACCCAGTGTAAGGACGGGCGGGGGACCCCCACCCTTCCTGCGGTGGGATGCGGGCCCcagctggggggctgggggtagGAACAGGATGCTTgagggggggggtgggtgtgtgcaGGATTTAACACCTGATGGTGCTTCCCGCCCTCCATCAGACTTGCTGGACCTCATCGTCCTGACCCTGTCGGTGGTGGGCATCACCGCCTCCCACGCCGTCACCATGCTCAGCATCTTCTTCGCCAGCGAGGTCCTCCCCACTGTGGTCAGGTAAGGGGGGAGCTGCCACCCCCTGTGCCACACCGGCTGGGGGGGGGCACCCCCCGGGGTCCCCCGGGCCCCCTCTAAGCACGTTTCTCCCGCAGGGGTGCCGGGCTGGGCCTCGTCGTGGGGGCCAGCTTCGTGGGCAAGGCGGCCGCCCCCATCACCGCCATCCCCAACAGCCGCGGCTTCTTCCTGCACCACGTGGTGTTCGCCTCCTTCGCCATCCTCGCCGTCCTCAGCATCATGCTGCTGCCGGAGAGCCAGGGCCGCAGCCTGCCCCAGTCCCTGCAGGACGGCGAGAGCCAGCGCCGGCCCCCCCTTTTCCGCCGACCCCTCCGTGAGGACCACCTGCCCCTTCTCACTCCCCACGGCATCCCCCACGACTACTCCCGCCTCCCTGCCTCCACCAAGAGGATGGTGGgctccccggccgccccccgcgaGACAT from the Phalacrocorax aristotelis chromosome 8, bGulAri2.1, whole genome shotgun sequence genome contains:
- the SLC22A31 gene encoding putative solute carrier family 22 member 31, with product MDFVMVLVARLLFGAALAGAFLSLYVARLELCDPPHRLGVTMVAGFFWIAGELLLPGLAVLCRDWRVLQGAVTMILALLAACWWCPALLLESPRWLLATQQLERARKTLQVLAESSSPGSEDDSSCHQDSLLAELESLSEGSPQPQYHAVCEIFGTRVIWKNGVILGFAAFIGSGIRHCFTRNLDPHLPHFFSSYFVRVSTEAAACLFVCLTAERFGRRAILLLCTVLTGISSLLLLALTQYLLDLIVLTLSVVGITASHAVTMLSIFFASEVLPTVVRGAGLGLVVGASFVGKAAAPITAIPNSRGFFLHHVVFASFAILAVLSIMLLPESQGRSLPQSLQDGESQRRPPLFRRPLREDHLPLLTPHGIPHDYSRLPASTKRMVGSPAAPRET